One genomic segment of Ictalurus punctatus breed USDA103 chromosome 12, Coco_2.0, whole genome shotgun sequence includes these proteins:
- the LOC108272836 gene encoding nucleolar transcription factor 1 isoform X2, giving the protein MRQSSRKSRRKRPRRSPSVHQELGEKLKMKPRFPVTCGNKEGILHKDRLSKKQPCILSDGRWFTPSEFEKFGGKEKNKKWKISIFYNQIPLQTFIQDGFLSALSFRTKRSQDHEPACRKKLIRCRSGTRRGKNSHTSKSDSTSDSSSESDDDDVYCDDDDDDDDVDDDDDDDDDDDDDDDDDVRVTESTFSGNSFKVKCLSGRGVLHVNRFANETYGKCIRTHDAWLTPKDFLDLYKADGNWRRDIRCQGVPLGKLIMERTLELHMVNCKCPICTRDHLHMLDQNNDDVCFQCNREGDLVCCAKCPRAFHHHCHTPALRDDMISDDWTCSFCKKSLPAARNKSL; this is encoded by the exons ATGAGACAGAGCTCTAGGAAGAGCAGGAGGAAAAGACCCAGAAGAA gtCCCTCCGTCCATCAGGAACTGGGAGAGAAACTCAAAATGAAACCCAGGTTTCCTGTCACATGTGGAAATAAGGAAGGCATCCTACACAAAGATAGGCTTAGCAAAA AACAGCCGTGCATCTTGTCTGATGGCCGGTGGTTCACCCCTAGTGAGTTCGAGAAGTTTGGAGgaaaggagaaaaacaaaaagtggaAGATTAGTATATTTTACAATCAGATTCCGCTGCAAACGTTTATACAG GACGGCTTTCTTTCCGCTCTGTCGTTTAGAACGAAGCGCTCGCAGGATCACGAG CCAGCGTGCAGGAAGAAGCTGATTAGGTGCAGAAGTGGTACCAGACGTGGCAAAA ACAGTCACACGTCCAAGTCTGACAGCACCTCAGACTCGAGCTCGGagtctgatgatgatgacgtttactgcgatgatgatgatgatgatgacgacgtcgacgacgacgatgatgacgacgacgatgatgacgatgacgacgatgatgatgttCGGGTCACTGAGAGCACGTTCAGCGGCAACTCTTTTAAAGTCAAGTGCTTATCAGGGAGAGGGGTTCTGCATGTGAACCGCTTTGctaacg AGACGTATGGAAAATGCATCAGGACGCATGACGCCTGGCTCACCCCCAAGGACTTCCTCGACCTGTACAAAGCCGACGGAAACTGGAGACGGGACATCAGATGCCAGGGGGTCCCTCTTGGAAAGCTCATAATG GAGAGGACGTTGGAGCTTCATATGGTGAACTGTAAGTGTCCCATCTGCACGAGAGACCATCTTCATATG CTGGATCAGAACAATGATGACGTCTGCTTTCAGTGCAACCGGGAAGGAGATCTGGTGTGTTGTGCCAAATGTCCACGTGCCTTCCATCATCACTGCCACACACCAGCTTTAAGAGACGACATGATCAG tgatGACTGGACCTGTTCCTTCTGCAAGAAGTCCCTTCCAGCTGCTCGTAATAAGAGCTTATGA
- the LOC108272836 gene encoding chromodomain-helicase-DNA-binding protein Mi-2 homolog isoform X3 — MRQSSRKSRRKRPRSPSVHQELGEKLKMKPRFPVTCGNKEGILHKDRLSKKQPCILSDGRWFTPSEFEKFGGKEKNKKWKISIFYNQIPLQTFIQDGFLSALSFRTKRSQDHEPACRKKLIRCRSGTRRGKNSHTSKSDSTSDSSSESDDDDVYCDDDDDDDDVDDDDDDDDDDDDDDDDDVRVTESTFSGNSFKVKCLSGRGVLHVNRFANETYGKCIRTHDAWLTPKDFLDLYKADGNWRRDIRCQGVPLGKLIMERTLELHMVNCKCPICTRDHLHMLDQNNDDVCFQCNREGDLVCCAKCPRAFHHHCHTPALRDDMISDDWTCSFCKKSLPAARNKSL, encoded by the exons ATGAGACAGAGCTCTAGGAAGAGCAGGAGGAAAAGACCCAGAA gtCCCTCCGTCCATCAGGAACTGGGAGAGAAACTCAAAATGAAACCCAGGTTTCCTGTCACATGTGGAAATAAGGAAGGCATCCTACACAAAGATAGGCTTAGCAAAA AACAGCCGTGCATCTTGTCTGATGGCCGGTGGTTCACCCCTAGTGAGTTCGAGAAGTTTGGAGgaaaggagaaaaacaaaaagtggaAGATTAGTATATTTTACAATCAGATTCCGCTGCAAACGTTTATACAG GACGGCTTTCTTTCCGCTCTGTCGTTTAGAACGAAGCGCTCGCAGGATCACGAG CCAGCGTGCAGGAAGAAGCTGATTAGGTGCAGAAGTGGTACCAGACGTGGCAAAA ACAGTCACACGTCCAAGTCTGACAGCACCTCAGACTCGAGCTCGGagtctgatgatgatgacgtttactgcgatgatgatgatgatgatgacgacgtcgacgacgacgatgatgacgacgacgatgatgacgatgacgacgatgatgatgttCGGGTCACTGAGAGCACGTTCAGCGGCAACTCTTTTAAAGTCAAGTGCTTATCAGGGAGAGGGGTTCTGCATGTGAACCGCTTTGctaacg AGACGTATGGAAAATGCATCAGGACGCATGACGCCTGGCTCACCCCCAAGGACTTCCTCGACCTGTACAAAGCCGACGGAAACTGGAGACGGGACATCAGATGCCAGGGGGTCCCTCTTGGAAAGCTCATAATG GAGAGGACGTTGGAGCTTCATATGGTGAACTGTAAGTGTCCCATCTGCACGAGAGACCATCTTCATATG CTGGATCAGAACAATGATGACGTCTGCTTTCAGTGCAACCGGGAAGGAGATCTGGTGTGTTGTGCCAAATGTCCACGTGCCTTCCATCATCACTGCCACACACCAGCTTTAAGAGACGACATGATCAG tgatGACTGGACCTGTTCCTTCTGCAAGAAGTCCCTTCCAGCTGCTCGTAATAAGAGCTTATGA
- the LOC108272836 gene encoding nucleolar transcription factor 1 isoform X1: MADLARLTAKKRKRQVKVITGPSVHQELGEKLKMKPRFPVTCGNKEGILHKDRLSKKQPCILSDGRWFTPSEFEKFGGKEKNKKWKISIFYNQIPLQTFIQDGFLSALSFRTKRSQDHEPACRKKLIRCRSGTRRGKNSHTSKSDSTSDSSSESDDDDVYCDDDDDDDDVDDDDDDDDDDDDDDDDDVRVTESTFSGNSFKVKCLSGRGVLHVNRFANETYGKCIRTHDAWLTPKDFLDLYKADGNWRRDIRCQGVPLGKLIMERTLELHMVNCKCPICTRDHLHMLDQNNDDVCFQCNREGDLVCCAKCPRAFHHHCHTPALRDDMISDDWTCSFCKKSLPAARNKSL, from the exons ATGGCGGATTTGGCTCGGCTCACCGCGAAGAAACGGAAGCGACAAGTAAAAGTTATTACGg gtCCCTCCGTCCATCAGGAACTGGGAGAGAAACTCAAAATGAAACCCAGGTTTCCTGTCACATGTGGAAATAAGGAAGGCATCCTACACAAAGATAGGCTTAGCAAAA AACAGCCGTGCATCTTGTCTGATGGCCGGTGGTTCACCCCTAGTGAGTTCGAGAAGTTTGGAGgaaaggagaaaaacaaaaagtggaAGATTAGTATATTTTACAATCAGATTCCGCTGCAAACGTTTATACAG GACGGCTTTCTTTCCGCTCTGTCGTTTAGAACGAAGCGCTCGCAGGATCACGAG CCAGCGTGCAGGAAGAAGCTGATTAGGTGCAGAAGTGGTACCAGACGTGGCAAAA ACAGTCACACGTCCAAGTCTGACAGCACCTCAGACTCGAGCTCGGagtctgatgatgatgacgtttactgcgatgatgatgatgatgatgacgacgtcgacgacgacgatgatgacgacgacgatgatgacgatgacgacgatgatgatgttCGGGTCACTGAGAGCACGTTCAGCGGCAACTCTTTTAAAGTCAAGTGCTTATCAGGGAGAGGGGTTCTGCATGTGAACCGCTTTGctaacg AGACGTATGGAAAATGCATCAGGACGCATGACGCCTGGCTCACCCCCAAGGACTTCCTCGACCTGTACAAAGCCGACGGAAACTGGAGACGGGACATCAGATGCCAGGGGGTCCCTCTTGGAAAGCTCATAATG GAGAGGACGTTGGAGCTTCATATGGTGAACTGTAAGTGTCCCATCTGCACGAGAGACCATCTTCATATG CTGGATCAGAACAATGATGACGTCTGCTTTCAGTGCAACCGGGAAGGAGATCTGGTGTGTTGTGCCAAATGTCCACGTGCCTTCCATCATCACTGCCACACACCAGCTTTAAGAGACGACATGATCAG tgatGACTGGACCTGTTCCTTCTGCAAGAAGTCCCTTCCAGCTGCTCGTAATAAGAGCTTATGA